ccggcggggcggggcggggaggggcggggcgggatggcgggcgcggggcgggcggtgcCCACgtgcctgctgctgggggcggcgggcggcgggaaGAGCCTGCTGGCCAGGCGGCTCCGCCATATCCGGCGGGGACGGGGAACGGGGGGGTACCGGGAGTACCGGGGGGGTACCGGGGCGGTcccggcgggggggcggggcgggggggccgggcgggcCGCGACCCCGTCCCCTTCCCAGGCGTCGTCGTGTCCTTAACGCGCGGCACAGCTGAGCGCCGAGGAGGGGGCCGCGGAGCTGGGCGAGCCCCCGGCCACGCTGCCCACGGTAGGCAGGGCACGGCGGGGACCGCTGGCCGGTAGCCCCGGTGCGGCCGAGGGTCTGCAGGGCGCGGGCGCAGCCAACCGAGCGCCTGTCCTGGCAGGTGGGCACCAACCTGACCGACCTGCGGCTGCCGCGGAAGGCGACGCTCCGGGAGCTGGGCGGCTGCATGGGCCCCATCTGGCCCAGCTACTACGGCGAGTGCAGCGCTCTCCTGGTGAGCGCTGGCGGCAGCACCGGGACCCCACACcggcggggcggcagcggcggacGAGCGGGGACCCCGTGGCTGCCATCGCTGAGCCGAGGCGCCGAGGCCCCGAGGGACAGACCCGGCCGGGGGGGGATGCAGCTGCAGGGCACCCTGTGTCTAGGGGTTGGCGCTGGCCCCTGCTCCGCTGCGGGGAGTCGGGCCCCTCAGCTTCGCCCTGGCTCTGTGATTTCCCTCCACTGCGCCCTGATCCGGCGCAGCTAGATGCGGGGCCGCCCTCGGGCGTGCCCACACCGCCgctttcccttcttctcctcttccagtTTGTGGTCGATGCCGCCAACCCCACCCAGGTCTCCTCGTCCTGCGTCCAGCTGCTCTCCGTCCTCTCCGCAGCGCAGCTCGCCTCCGTGCCCGTGCTGGTCCTCTTCAATAAGATGTGAGGAGGGGGGTCAGCCTGGAGGGTGGGGGCACACTGAGGGCCTGCGGTGGCTCCTGTGTCCCTTCCATTGGGTGACACCCAAGGAAGCCTGGCGTGTCCTGGGGGGCAGCAGCCACACTTTACTGCACTCCCTGGGCTGGCTGGGCCTGCGGAGACCCCCGAGGCAGGGGCTGGGCCGGGCAGGAGAGCTGTTGGGGTGGGCTAATGCAGCCACCCCCCTCCCACCTGCAGTGACCTGCCCTGCTACATGTCGCTGGCGGAGATGAAGTCGCTGTTCCGCATGCAGGACATCGTCTCCTGCGCCACGCAGCCCATCACGATGCTGGAGACAAGCGCGCGCGATGGCACCGGCCTGCCTGATGTCCTGCAGTGGCTTCGGGCCACCCTCGGAGACCCCCGCTGACCCCGACCCTGCCTGggtgcctgcagcagcccaggcaaGTCCTGTCACCGAAGGAGGTGGCCGGTGAGCAGCTGCCCTGCGTGGGACTGGGAGTGGAGCCCAGGACAGTGTCATGGGCTGGTGGCGGACAGGACCCCTGTGGAACTTTACAGTAAAATTTCCACCGTACTGTCCAGGCTGGTGTCTGCCCTGTGCTTGCGTGGAGACCCTAGCCTTTCGGGGAAGGGACGAGCAGGAGCCCCAGAGGCCAGACCGTGCTGGCACAGGGCAGTGCTGGCACCTCTGGGGacaggaggggtggggggggctggcagcacctGGGCAGCAGCGGCTGGTAACACCTCCCGGGTTGGAGACCAAATACACGTGGGGCTCCTGCCAGCAGTTGTGGCCCTGCAGGCCTTGTGCCAGCCAAGGCACAGCTGGGTGACCTGGAGGAACATGTGGAAAGACAGGGGGGACCTGGGTGGGTGTCGGAGCCAGGGCAGGCTGAGCTGCAGGGATGCCTCAGTCAGGGATGTCTCAGGAGCTGCAGCAAGTGTCAGCCCgtggctgctctccagcacttACCTGGGCTCAGAGAACAGCTGCGTGTGTGCAGAGAACCCGGCCCGTGCCCGCACCGATAACCTGTGTCTCTGTCCACACTGATAACCTGTGGTGCCCACACTGACAGCCCAGCCCAGTGcccagctgggcaggcagctgcctcccccGGTGGCATGAGTGCCAAGTCACGGGGGTACTTGCGGCTGCCTGCGCCTGGCACACGCCGTGGCACAACCCTCCCTGGGTCTGTTGGTGCCATGGCACGGGGGGAAACCAGCttgggccagggccagggcctGCTGACAGCGTGCTGTGGTGGAAAGCGGTTCTcagtgctgggggctgcagacACCACACCGCGATGGCGAGTTGATCCTGGGGCCATATGCGATGACACGGCCACAGTCTTTGCTCCTGCGGTGTGGGCTGAGTCAGGCTCTTCCCGGGGCAGCCTGACAGGGAGGCAGGCAGTGCCAAGGAGCCCGAGCACACCCTGCCACAGCTgctgagtcaccatccctaAGGAACGCTGATGCTACCGCACCAAACCCGCTTGCCAGCTTCCAGCCCGACGGGTCGGACACAGGCTGGGAGCACTCCTGTACAACTACACTTTAATGGGCCAGGTCAGCCTGCAGCACGGGAGCCGGAGCCTTCGGGTTCCTCTGCCCAGCCCAGCACTCGGCACCACGCTGGTCTCTCTGAGCCTGTCCCACCGGCAGGCGCGGTGTGCCGCAGGGCTGCCTGAGCTGGGGGGGGCCTGGGTGGCCTTGTTCACAGGGAAGGTATCGGCCAGCTGCTCTCCTCCTTGTGAGCCAGACACGAGGCTGGAGCTGGGTCGGTGCCTGGCAGCTCCTGGCTCCAGACTTGCTGCTCCTGGGCGGTGCAAAGGGGGCTGAGGGTTGTCTCCAGCCAGAAAGCATCACTGTCCCTGAAGTCTTCTGGAAACAGCCTGAAGGTGTTCTATGAGCTGGCTGGGGCATTTACAGTAGGGCCAGTTGTTCTCTGCTAACCGTAACCACCCACGGAGAAGGGCTCTGCTGGCGAGCCAGCCCTGCGCAGCGCTGTGTCCTGGTCCTGCTGTGCCTGCCCCatgcccagcagctctgggcagcGGGAGCACCCACGTCTCTGTGCCACACcatccctgcagagctgccagatGACATGCCCCAATGAGTCCTTGGCTGCTGCAACCCGGAGGGGAGGAtcttccccagcaccccatgGTCCCACTGCTTCCAGTGTCACGCTGTGATGGCTTAGAAAGACGGCTGGATCCAGTCCCTGGCTGCAAGCAGAGTGGTGTCCTGTCCCGCGCCTTCCTGGGGAGTCTGACACTAAGAGGAGAGATACAGTCCCTGAGACCCCCGAGTGTGTGGGGGCAGACAGGACTGCCCCACactgaaagcagagaggaggcTCTCTAAATGTCTCCATCCCCCTTCACCCCGTCATCTCCTGCACCTTCCTGCTCCCTGGCAAGCAGTGCTCTACCGCAGCTGGGCTGGCCCTGGCAGTGCCGCTCCCGCCAGCCACACTCCGGCACAGAGCAAAGTCTGTGTCCAGCCGAGCTCTGAGCACCCTGGCAGCCCCCTCTCCATTTCATGCAGGCCTCACCTGGGACTCAGGTGCGTCTCTCTCTCTGCTCGTAAATGGAGTGAAGCTTCTGAATGAGAAATGTTTTATCTTCCCCTTCCTGCAACAGCAGAGACATTGCAGTGAGCATCCATGGGATGTGCTCTTGCATGCCCGAGGTGGCAGCGCTGTCAGGACTAGAACCCGAATCCGGCGATCCCAAGGCTGGACCAGGGCATGGAACAGCCAGGACTGCTGGGACTGCCCAGGGGCAGCATGCAGAGCTCACGCACATTGGCAATCTGCTCCTTCAGCAGGCAGATGATCCTCTGCTGGCCTCTCACCACCTGGATGTTGAAGTAGATCACGGCTCTGCAACGACAGGCAGCACAAGACGGTGGCGGCCAGGGCAGGAAGCTGGGGGATGCTGCGGTCCTGGCCCCAGGCTGGGGCGCAGGGCTCTGGAGTGACACCCTGGCTCCCAGCCCCCGGCTCAGCTCCTCAGCGGGACCCTCAAAGTGTGGGCCCAGGGTTCAGCCTCAGGCTTGGGACTGTACTCACAGCAGGACCCCAGACACgaagaacaggaggaaggtGTTCTCCACCAAGTGCTGGTGGACCCACGCGAGCCAGGTGATGTTCGGGTTGGACTTCTCCAGCACTTGCACCCAGGTCTTCCCTGACTTGTAGATGTTTTCCAGCCCCTGGAAGGGACCACAGGTTTCCGACGGCCGCACCCTGAGCAGACAGACCGATGGGGTTGGTCAGACCGATGGACAGCCCAGCTGGCTGCTTCTCCTAGCCATCCCCAGTGGCTGCACGAGGGGGTCCTCATCCCCTTGTCCTGCATCAGGAACAGCTGGGACAAGTGGGCACAGACCAACTGCTGCATCTCCCTGCCTGGGGCAGCACCGCACAGCCCTGTGCTGGGCACACCGCGCTCTGCGTGCCGTACAGGGCTGGGGAGGCACGGTCTCCCCGAGTCCCTCTCCTTTGCCAGGCAGCCAGCGGTTCTGTGCCCCAAGCTGTGGTCCAGCGGGTACTCACGACCAGATGGTGTAGGAGAGGAAGACGGCTGCACCCAGGAAGGATGGGAAGCACAGAAGGGTGATGAAGACAGTGCTCATGCGAGATGCTTGCCAGGGCTTGCTGGGGGACTGGCAGTTCTGCATCAGGCTGGTCTGCAGACAGGGAGCAGAGTCCTGTGTGCTGCCGTCTCCTGGGGAGCGGCCCCAGAAGTGCAAGTGGGGACAGCTGCCCCAGCCCACTGTCCCATCCGCTGGGAGCTGGGCAAGCTTGGGGACACCCTGTCCCCAGCAacacctcccccctcccacgATGACAGCGCTGCTTGCTGCACGGTGCAGCACCTCTGCTGTGACAgaggcagcctgcagcagggcgCAGCATCACTGCAGGGCTGCCCATCACAGGGACACATGGGGAGCTgcggggcagaggggctgctcACACCTTTTTAATatagaacagcagcagcagcttcagtgtCTGCACGGCCGGCAGGAGTGGTGCGAAGAGAATGCCCAGCCTgagagagaggggggaagaTGAGCTTGTCCCAAGTCTGGGCCCTGCAGGAGCTAGcggtgggcagagctgggggcagTGGCAGGGCACTGATGCCAGCTGCCGTCAGGCTTTCGTAAAGCGAAGAGCAAGCACACGACGCTCCGTGCCAGGTTTGCTGcgcagcctgtgctggggctgggcagcggCTGAGATCTCACCAACCCCAGGGCGGTTGTGGCCTTTGGAGCTCCCAGGTGCGTTGAGAGTGGGAACGCAGCAGCACACACAGGGATCCCCTCCTTGGGCAGGGGGGTGCGAGACCAGGGGCTGCAGAAAAGCGGGTGGGGGGTGGCAAAGCAGGGGCCTGAGCAGCTGAGAAGAcaggctggaggggagcagCTCGCCTCGGAGCAGCGAGCACCATTATGGTCTGGACAAATGAGGGGGGCTGGTCGTGCACCAGagcctgctccttccccagaaCTCTGGAGGGGaccagctgggcaggggatgCTGTACCAGAGCCGGGATGCTCTGCTGATGATCCCCCCGTCGCTCTCACCCTGGTGCCAAAGCCAGATCTCCCCGGTGAGCACGTGCATTGTGACTGTAAGGTGCTGGCACCAGGCACTGTGACTGTCAAGCCACCCGTCTCCCTTGTCCCACCCACGTGGAGCAAAATGACCCTGCTCAGCGAAACGTGCAGCTCCCCATGCCTGGTCCCCAACAGCCACAGGGCTCCCAGGGGACCCCCAAGGCATTTGCCAGCAGAGGAACAAGCTGTGCCGGGCAGGAGACATCTCACCAGGTCAGGGTCTGCCCATAGATCAGCTCCAGCACATTTTGGGCGATGTCAAACTCGGgcttctgcttcctcttcagCTTCTTCTCCAAGATCAGCCTGGGAaagagcagagctctgctcccACACTGCCACTAGCAGGGATGCTTAGCACCCCATCTTCCCCCTCAGGCggcagcagagcctgggtgcaccagggcagcgctgcctggGCAGCGGAGAGCCGGGGCCATGCTGGGGATGCCATGCTGGCAGGGGGACCCCCTCCTGGGGCACATTACCTCCAGACCAGCTCCCCGAAGAGCGTGTCCAGCAGGGTGAATATGAAGTCCATCACCACGAAGCGATACAGGTCCTGCCCCACACACGTCTCCCAGCACTGGGGAGACAAGCAAAGGTGGCATCAAGCGAGCAATGAGGCTTCTCCTCCCCCCATGACTTTCCCGTGAGGGGCTGTGGGACCTTTTCCTCCCCTGCGCCCCTTTCCCAGCTACCCCATGTCTGGCAATCACCCCCCTCTCCCCGGCAAAGGAGCAGATGGTGCCTGTGGTGCTGTTCAGCAGACGCCCTGCTGCCAGAcccctgcctctgctgcctgccagtGCCAGGACTGCAGCCTTGGCTTTGGTCCACGCTCCCTGGGCAAGGGACAGTCTGGATGGCATGGCCCCGGGGCGGCGGTGCTGACCTCCTCTGTTGAGCAGACAACTCTCCGGCTGAGCCACTGGTAGCAGAGCAGGCCGAGGACCACCATCTTCAGAATGAGGTTCCTGGGGAGCAGAAGTAGGGCCAGAAGCCCCTGAgccctggggatggaggggccAAGCCCCGCGGATGGGGTGTCTGGCCCCAAAGCCTCCCCCCATGCCACAGGTAGGGGTGCAGGATGCTCCCTCCGCCTCGGCCCTGGCCAGTCTACCTGCAGATTGCCACGTAGACCTGTGCCACGGGGGAGTCCTGCTTCTCCCACGTCGCCAGCAAGTTGTACAGGTGGGGCATCAGCATGTTGAGGAGAGACACCATGAAGGGCAGGACCAGCAGGATGGCTTCCTGCTGCCGCTCACTGCTGCCCCGTGCTCGGTGGTCCTGCTGAACCTGGTGAGCGGGTACCAGGGTGAGCGTGCGGCTGCCGGCAGCCTGGCACCCTTGGGGAGGGCAGAAAATGCCAAGGCCAGGAGGGGAGCCGCAACGGGGCTGCCCCTGcctcccagggctgctcccgcctccctccccagtagcccagccccggccccgcaaCACCAGGGCACAAGATCCCACAGCAAGGGGCGGCACTCACCACATGCATGTGCTCTGAGAAGTAGTGCACAGCCAGTACGCAGCCCAGCACTGTGCTCAGCGAGAGGGCCCAGGCCAGGAGAAGCACAGCAGAGTGCCCCAGGCGCTGGCAGAGGCTcagggagcgggagcgggacTGCTGGTCCGCGAGCAGCTCCTGGAAGAAAGCagtgccagtgctgctgcacaCGCTCTGGGTCTGGAGCAAGGCTTTGTCCTGCTGCACTGAGCTGGGACCCTGAGGGCTGATGAACGAAGTGCTGGTGCGGGGTGGGGGTCAGGGGGTATTTGCAGTTGCAGGGCTCCCCTGTGCAGCGGGTAGGAGGCGGGGTGCTGAGCCCTGGGGTCGGGACTGGCTCCTGTGAACGCCTTCGCCTGCCCACTGCAGGGTGCAGGAGCCGactccagcccagctcctcaccTTCAGCTGGGTGCAGATGTTCTCACACTGCAGCTTGACCGAGCGCCTCTGGATCACCTTGAAGTCCCAGGCACAGAAGACTTTGACGGCCAGGTCCCCAGCGGAGCTGCCCACACGGTAGCTCTCCCGGAAGGAGCGGTACACGCTGCGGCGAGGGGAAGGGTGTCAGGGTATCAGGGCTGGGCGAAGGCTGGCAGTGCCGGAGGCGCCGCCAACTCACCTGTACACCAGCAGGATGCAGGTGATGAGGAAGGAGACCCCAACACTGAACACGTAGGCCAACGGCATGTTGTATGGGAGAGGGGGGGCTGCGAGGGGGCACGCGCTGTCATTGGGGCTGGAGGCGCAGGGGTCGTTGAGGGTGACGTTGCTGTAGTAGCCGTAGTATAGCAGTGAGTGAGTGAAGTAGCCCTGTGGGAAAGTGCACGATGGGGCCCAGGGTGATCTCGCTGGTGCCTGTggctccctgcccagcctgggacaTCTGGGCCAGCTCATGGGGATGCAGAGCCCTGGGTTGGGGCAGCACCAGGCACCCCCTTCTGTACCCACAACACTGGCAGTCACAGGGCCCCAGCTGTGTGAGGGCAGGGACTGGAGCATCACCGCGGCGGGGATGTAAGGATGCGGGACAGGGACCAGGGCATCACTGTGGCAGGGatgcagggctgagccccaggTTTGGAGCATCTCCTGGCCCAGGGATGTGCTGGCACTGGCGTGCTGGCAGTGCTTACCGCTCCAGTCAGGAGCTCGAGGCCAGTGAAGGACTGGGGGCTGGTCGAGGCAGGGGGATACGCAGCCTGCAGGGCCACCACGAAGACCAGGAGAATGAGGAATGAGATGATGTTGAACATAAGGAGCGTCTTGAGAAAGAGGAAGTAGGAGAGGACACTGGAGCCGAAGCGGCCACCGATCTGCTTCAGGGCGTAATGCCAGGGCTTCGcggcagggagcagggagaggagcctgTACCAGAGGCCCCGGCAGCCCTGCGGAGAGAGGGAGCCTGGGGAGAGCACCGGGGCCAGAGCCTGTACCAGAGCTCCCGACAGCTGCTGTGCAGACCCATACTCCAGACTTACGAGGACGATGTAGTCCTTGGACCATccgcagagagaggagggggcCTGGCACTGGGCGTGCTGCCTCAGGGAGCCCCTCTGCCCGCTCAGCTCCTGCCTACCCAGCAGAGAGGGATGTCAGAGGGTGGCATGGGCCCCAGGATGGCTCCAGCTGTGGGAGCCCTGCCTGACTGGGGGGAGAGGACCTACCGGAGGGTGCGTTTCTCTGCCAGGCTGAGGGGCACATTAAGCAGCATGTGGCTGCGCTGGCTGGGTGAGAGGCTCAGCAGCTCTTTCACCAGCAGGCTCCGCTTGTCTGGGGGCACAAGGGGCTCAGTGGGACATGGCAAGCCAGGACACAGTGTGCCCATCCTGAACCCGGCATGGGGACAGTGCCCGGCACTGCCTGCTCCCACTCCTGGGGGACCCTCACCTTCCAGCGTGGCCCTGGCAGGGTCGGTCTCCAGGTCGTACTGCCGCAGGCTGGGCCGCGCCgtgtggcagagctgctgcaggggtGGGCGGCTGCTCCGGCGCCGCAGCCGGGCTGTGCGGTTGTAGTACTGGGAGATGATGGCCCCGCGGCTGCGCCCTGTGGgcaagagcagggcaggggggtgagCAGCCGTGGGAGAGCAAGGCAGATGGGAGAGTTCTCCCAAGGGGCTCCTGGGCCTGGGAAGTGTGGGACGTTGTGTGGCACCTACCGATGGTACGGCTGGGCATGTTGGCGAGGATCCGCAGGGAGGCGGAGGAGTAACCAGGGTGCTGTTCATCCTGCCCAGGCTCCTGCCACACCGTGGCACAGGCATCTTGGGGGGCCAGGCGGGCTGGGTgctctgggagagggagggcaggaTGCAGAGCAGTGAGAGCCAGACCACCCACACCTCCAGTCCCTGTggccctgctgctcttctccggCATAGAGGCAAGGCACCTGCCCCAGTGTGTGCTCCCCCTAGAGCACCCCCTTCTCTGGGGATGCTCTCTGTGCCCCCCAGGGGTAGGTCCTGCCCCACTGCCTGTACAGGTGAAGGTGTCAGTGGGCTCCTACAAGTGCTTTGGTCACAGCCTCAGCACGAGCCCTAGCTGGCCCAGGCAGGGTCTGGGACAGTAAATAGCCCTGGGCACACgcactgtccccatcccaccctggCTGCGGCCGCAGTGCTTTACCTCTGCCCCTCGCCTGCATCTCCAGCTCCAGAACCGCCTCTACcaagctgctctgctcctggaTGAGCTGGCGGAAGGAGGTGTGCAGGGCTCCTTCGTTGTCCGGGCTCGGCTcctggctgcagggacacagacCCGCTCGCCTAGGCCTGGGCTGGGCACCGGGACCCGAGGGACGGAACGATGGCAAAGCCCCGGTGCCGGCTCAGAGCGTGGCCGTGCCGCCTCGCGGCACGCGCACCCGGTGCCGGCTGGGCACGAGGGCTGCCGCCGCCCGCGGCGGGAACGCCAGCCTCGTGCCGCTGGGGCTGCGGGATGCCGGGGGCTGAGGGTGCGGGGACACGGCTCGGGtgggcacaggcagcaggagggcagggcagggcaggcccaCACTCACCCATCGCTGTCGGTGTCCTCGGAGACGCGGAGGGTGATGGAGGGCGGCCGGGACATCCTGCTGGGACCGAGCgggcccccgcggccccgccgctccctcCGACACGCCGCCCTGCACGGCAAACGGACGGGCGTCAgccggccccgcgccgccggcaCCCCCGGTCACCCCGACTGCCCCGGGGACGGGGATGgagccggtgccggtgccgctgcGTGCGGGAGCCCGGGGCAGGCGGGAGCGCAAGGGGCCGCGGGGCTAAACCCGGGTGTAAACACGGGGCGAACAGCGGGGCCAGCCCGGCCCGGCAGGCGGGAGCAGGAAGGAAGGCGGGCGGATGGGGGAGGCGGCGCAGCCTGAGCAGGTCCTGCCCGCGGCGGAGGTGGGGTTCGGGCTCTGCCGgggaagggcagggcaggatccgcagccccggggcgggcgAGGCAGCCCCGGGGCGGGAGGACACAcctctgtgcccccccagcccgcccgCGCCGTCCCGGGGCCGGAGAGCGGCTCcgccggggccgcgccgcccgcgCCCACCGCCCGCCGATGCCCCAGcgccttctccttcctcccctccctcttccccctccatCGCCCTCAGGCTTCGCAGTCCTCCCGGGGCGGACTAAGGCTGctccgggcgggcgggcggcggccccggcggggggtCCCGGCCACCCCGCCcgcgctccccgcccccccgggagtccccggcagccccccgcccgcccgggtACCAGGAGCCGACGGAGACGCGACCCGGGgctccgcccgcccgccccggtaCCAGGAGCCGACGGAGACGCGTCCCGGGGCTCTCTCCGCCCGCGCCGGCTAAgcgccgcggctcggcgtgggtgCGAAGCCGGCCCCGTCcagcagcggggaggggggacgggggggaagcaccgaccccccccccagccccgcccaGCCC
This region of Buteo buteo chromosome 13, bButBut1.hap1.1, whole genome shotgun sequence genomic DNA includes:
- the ARL16 gene encoding ADP-ribosylation factor-like protein 16, whose product is MAGAGRAVPTCLLLGAAGGGKSLLARRLRQLSAEEGAAELGEPPATLPTVGTNLTDLRLPRKATLRELGGCMGPIWPSYYGECSALLFVVDAANPTQVSSSCVQLLSVLSAAQLASVPVLVLFNKIDLPCYMSLAEMKSLFRMQDIVSCATQPITMLETSARDGTGLPDVLQWLRATLGDPR
- the TMC6 gene encoding transmembrane channel-like protein 6 isoform X2 — encoded protein: MSRPPSITLRVSEDTDSDGQEPSPDNEGALHTSFRQLIQEQSSLVEAVLELEMQARGREHPARLAPQDACATVWQEPGQDEQHPGYSSASLRILANMPSRTIGRSRGAIISQYYNRTARLRRRSSRPPLQQLCHTARPSLRQYDLETDPARATLEDKRSLLVKELLSLSPSQRSHMLLNVPLSLAEKRTLRQELSGQRGSLRQHAQCQAPSSLCGWSKDYIVLGCRGLWYRLLSLLPAAKPWHYALKQIGGRFGSSVLSYFLFLKTLLMFNIISFLILLVFVVALQAAYPPASTSPQSFTGLELLTGAGYFTHSLLYYGYYSNVTLNDPCASSPNDSACPLAAPPLPYNMPLAYVFSVGVSFLITCILLVYSVYRSFRESYRVGSSAGDLAVKVFCAWDFKVIQRRSVKLQCENICTQLKELLADQQSRSRSLSLCQRLGHSAVLLLAWALSLSTVLGCVLAVHYFSEHMHVVQQDHRARGSSERQQEAILLVLPFMVSLLNMLMPHLYNLLATWEKQDSPVAQVYVAICRNLILKMVVLGLLCYQWLSRRVVCSTEECWETCVGQDLYRFVVMDFIFTLLDTLFGELVWRLILEKKLKRKQKPEFDIAQNVLELIYGQTLTWLGILFAPLLPAVQTLKLLLLFYIKKTSLMQNCQSPSKPWQASRMSTVFITLLCFPSFLGAAVFLSYTIWSVRPSETCGPFQGLENIYKSGKTWVQVLEKSNPNITWLAWVHQHLVENTFLLFFVSGVLLAVIYFNIQVVRGQQRIICLLKEQIANEGEDKTFLIQKLHSIYEQRERRT
- the TMC6 gene encoding transmembrane channel-like protein 6 isoform X1, coding for MSRPPSITLRVSEDTDSDGQEPSPDNEGALHTSFRQLIQEQSSLVEAVLELEMQARGREHPARLAPQDACATVWQEPGQDEQHPGYSSASLRILANMPSRTIGRSRGAIISQYYNRTARLRRRSSRPPLQQLCHTARPSLRQYDLETDPARATLEDKRSLLVKELLSLSPSQRSHMLLNVPLSLAEKRTLRQELSGQRGSLRQHAQCQAPSSLCGWSKDYIVLGCRGLWYRLLSLLPAAKPWHYALKQIGGRFGSSVLSYFLFLKTLLMFNIISFLILLVFVVALQAAYPPASTSPQSFTGLELLTGAGYFTHSLLYYGYYSNVTLNDPCASSPNDSACPLAAPPLPYNMPLAYVFSVGVSFLITCILLVYSVYRSFRESYRVGSSAGDLAVKVFCAWDFKVIQRRSVKLQCENICTQLKELLADQQSRSRSLSLCQRLGHSAVLLLAWALSLSTVLGCVLAVHYFSEHMHVVQQDHRARGSSERQQEAILLVLPFMVSLLNMLMPHLYNLLATWEKQDSPVAQVYVAICRNLILKMVVLGLLCYQWLSRRVVCSTEECWETCVGQDLYRFVVMDFIFTLLDTLFGELVWRLILEKKLKRKQKPEFDIAQNVLELIYGQTLTCPWSRTPLPKEGIPVCAAAFPLSTHLGAPKATTALGLGILFAPLLPAVQTLKLLLLFYIKKTSLMQNCQSPSKPWQASRMSTVFITLLCFPSFLGAAVFLSYTIWSVRPSETCGPFQGLENIYKSGKTWVQVLEKSNPNITWLAWVHQHLVENTFLLFFVSGVLLAVIYFNIQVVRGQQRIICLLKEQIANEGEDKTFLIQKLHSIYEQRERRT